Proteins encoded by one window of Winogradskyella sp. PG-2:
- a CDS encoding DUF4412 domain-containing protein produces the protein MKSLALSILFFSVFITGKSNFENVIPKTYNFDQKITMTAKSSDEDAVDIDYFFSSKDDSILCMRMNADLEMGSSESIYIVFENDKIEMLMNAAGMKMRKTITKEEFSAFSNLDEIPEQSEITKTGNSKIILGYTCNAYKTTTESGSVTAWVCPNFPIDRAFVPMLGMRKNNPFDGFVMELHTTASTEKANLKITNVDLNATLVLDTSTYKDFKF, from the coding sequence ATGAAATCACTAGCATTAAGCATACTATTTTTTTCTGTTTTTATAACAGGTAAAAGTAATTTTGAAAATGTAATACCTAAGACATACAATTTTGATCAAAAAATTACAATGACGGCAAAATCTTCTGATGAAGATGCTGTAGATATTGATTATTTCTTTAGTAGTAAAGATGATTCTATCCTTTGTATGCGTATGAATGCAGATCTAGAAATGGGTTCTAGCGAATCCATTTACATTGTTTTTGAGAATGACAAGATAGAAATGCTAATGAATGCTGCAGGTATGAAAATGAGAAAAACTATAACTAAAGAAGAATTCAGTGCATTTAGTAATTTAGATGAAATACCAGAACAGTCAGAGATTACAAAAACTGGAAATTCTAAAATTATATTAGGATACACCTGTAATGCGTATAAAACAACTACAGAAAGCGGTTCTGTTACTGCTTGGGTCTGCCCAAATTTCCCGATAGATAGAGCGTTTGTGCCAATGTTAGGTATGCGAAAAAACAATCCTTTTGATGGTTTTGTTATGGAATTACATACTACCGCATCAACTGAAAAAGCAAATCTCAAAATAACAAACGTTGATCTTAATGCGACACTCGTGTTAGATACTTCGACGTATAAAGATTTTAAATTTTAA
- a CDS encoding ribonucleoside-diphosphate reductase subunit alpha has protein sequence MNDNTNLDLENKVANPQTTKTSPHDELIKARKEAIKEANTEPEIKWLTDHSRKFLASGYLTEGTTPEARIREIANNAEKILGMPGFADKFYGYMAEGFYSLASPVWSNFGKKRGLPISCFGSHISDDMGDILYTQSEVGMMSKLGGGTSGYFGKLRHRGAPVKNNGESSGAVHIMQLFEKMVDVVSQGSVRRGRFSPYLPIEHNDINEFLEIGTEGNPIQELTHGVTVGNEWMQEMIDGDTEKRAIWAKVLQRRGEIGYPYIFFKDNANNTAPEVYQENKHEIYASNLCSEIMLPTNDRWSFVCVLSSINLLHYDKWKNTDAVETMIYFLDAVLEEFVTKLEVYRDSPDRDDRQTFMFMEKAYNFAKENRALGMGALGWHSLLQSKMLPFDSAEAFNLNSEIFKTIKEKSVKASKELAEKFGEPEVMKGYGRRNATLNAVAPTTSSAFILGQVSQGIEPIWSNSYVKDIAKIKTTIKNPFLKALLKEKDMDTVDVWKSIRDYDGSVQHLEGLTELEKDVFKTYSEIDQMTIIYQAANRQNHIDQGQSLNIMVHPDMPVKDINKLYVTAWQLGVKSLYYQHSMNAAQKFKQKKECASCEG, from the coding sequence ATGAACGACAACACTAACTTAGACCTTGAAAACAAAGTAGCAAACCCTCAAACTACAAAAACTTCACCTCACGATGAATTAATTAAAGCCAGAAAAGAAGCCATTAAAGAGGCCAATACCGAACCAGAAATAAAGTGGTTAACAGACCATAGTCGCAAATTTTTAGCATCTGGTTACTTAACTGAAGGTACAACACCAGAAGCAAGAATTAGAGAAATAGCCAATAATGCAGAGAAAATACTAGGTATGCCTGGTTTTGCAGATAAGTTCTATGGCTACATGGCAGAAGGTTTTTATTCATTAGCATCGCCAGTGTGGTCTAACTTTGGGAAAAAGCGTGGTTTACCTATTAGTTGTTTCGGTTCACACATTTCTGACGATATGGGTGATATTCTCTACACACAGTCGGAAGTTGGAATGATGTCTAAATTAGGAGGAGGTACTTCTGGTTACTTTGGTAAATTACGTCATAGAGGTGCACCAGTTAAAAATAATGGCGAATCTTCAGGAGCTGTACACATTATGCAATTGTTTGAAAAAATGGTTGATGTAGTAAGTCAAGGGTCTGTAAGACGAGGTCGTTTTTCCCCATACCTACCAATAGAACATAATGATATAAACGAATTTTTAGAAATCGGTACAGAAGGTAATCCAATACAAGAGTTAACACATGGAGTTACTGTTGGCAATGAGTGGATGCAAGAAATGATCGATGGTGATACTGAAAAAAGAGCAATTTGGGCAAAAGTTTTACAGCGAAGAGGTGAAATAGGATATCCTTACATCTTCTTTAAGGATAATGCTAACAATACTGCACCAGAAGTATATCAAGAAAATAAACATGAGATTTACGCAAGTAACTTGTGTTCTGAGATTATGTTACCAACAAACGACAGATGGTCTTTTGTATGTGTATTGTCTTCAATCAACTTATTACACTATGATAAATGGAAGAATACAGATGCTGTTGAAACTATGATCTATTTCTTAGATGCTGTTTTAGAAGAATTTGTAACAAAGCTTGAGGTTTATAGAGACTCTCCAGATAGAGATGATAGGCAAACGTTTATGTTTATGGAGAAGGCGTATAACTTCGCTAAAGAAAACAGAGCTCTAGGAATGGGAGCTTTAGGATGGCACTCATTATTACAATCTAAAATGTTACCGTTTGATAGTGCTGAAGCATTTAACCTTAATAGTGAAATCTTTAAGACGATTAAAGAAAAGTCGGTTAAAGCGTCAAAAGAATTAGCGGAAAAATTTGGTGAGCCAGAAGTAATGAAAGGTTACGGAAGACGTAATGCAACATTAAATGCTGTGGCACCAACCACATCTTCTGCATTTATCTTAGGCCAAGTATCGCAAGGTATTGAGCCAATCTGGTCTAATAGTTATGTTAAGGATATTGCTAAAATAAAAACGACAATTAAAAATCCGTTCTTAAAAGCATTGCTTAAAGAAAAAGATATGGATACGGTTGACGTTTGGAAGAGCATCCGAGATTATGATGGTTCTGTGCAGCATTTAGAAGGTTTAACAGAACTTGAAAAAGATGTCTTCAAGACTTATTCTGAAATTGACCAAATGACCATTATTTATCAAGCAGCAAACAGACAAAATCACATCGATCAAGGACAGTCATTAAATATTATGGTACATCCAGATATGCCAGTTAAAGATATTAATAAGTTATATGTTACAGCTTGGCAACTTGGTGTAAAGTCATTGTATTACCAACACAGTATGAATGCAGCGCAGAAGTTTAAGCAAAAGAAAGAATGTGCTAGTTGTGAAGGCTAA
- a CDS encoding flagellar motor protein MotB, which yields MKKISILLVSAILFSSCVSKKKYLALEQENGEIKSELTKTQVAKEDLENKFAKIQKRVDVYNTKINSLNEDVEGLKIENDIKLDVNADGTVISNESKRKMLATLQNVDPTQLAEAKNLKDSMNLAVQYNLEKTINTTDLNEDEDIAVNINETVVMISISDKMLFNTGSYRISSKADNILQKLADVINSEESIDVMVEGHTDARTISTDKIADNWDLSVLRATSVVRKLQNKFSVNPEQLIASGRSSYQPLVENDSRENRSKNRRTRIILMPNIDKFFALMEAK from the coding sequence ATGAAAAAAATTTCAATCCTATTAGTATCTGCTATTTTATTTAGCTCTTGTGTTTCTAAAAAGAAGTACTTAGCCTTAGAACAAGAAAATGGCGAAATAAAAAGCGAACTCACTAAAACTCAAGTTGCCAAAGAAGATTTAGAAAATAAATTTGCAAAAATTCAGAAGCGAGTTGATGTATATAACACAAAAATTAACTCTTTAAATGAAGATGTTGAAGGTCTAAAAATAGAAAACGACATTAAATTAGATGTTAATGCTGACGGAACAGTAATTTCTAACGAAAGCAAACGTAAAATGTTGGCGACATTACAAAACGTAGATCCTACACAACTAGCTGAAGCTAAAAATTTAAAAGATTCTATGAATTTAGCTGTTCAGTATAATCTTGAAAAAACTATAAACACTACCGACTTAAATGAAGATGAAGACATCGCAGTAAATATTAACGAAACTGTAGTTATGATTTCTATCTCTGATAAGATGTTATTTAACACAGGTAGTTACAGAATTAGCTCTAAAGCTGATAACATTCTACAGAAATTAGCAGATGTTATTAATTCTGAAGAAAGTATAGATGTTATGGTAGAAGGTCATACAGATGCTAGAACTATTAGTACTGATAAAATTGCAGATAACTGGGACTTAAGTGTATTAAGAGCAACATCTGTTGTTAGAAAATTACAAAACAAGTTTAGTGTAAACCCTGAGCAATTAATTGCTTCTGGTCGTAGTAGCTACCAACCTTTAGTAGAAAACGATTCGCGCGAAAATCGTTCTAAAAATCGTAGAACACGTATTATACTAATGCCAAATATTGATAAGTTTTTTGCTTTAATGGAGGCAAAATAA
- a CDS encoding sensor histidine kinase, with amino-acid sequence MKKIILQSLKKSALSSFLVLIALLLLSSLDDDFHTNVITNILDYFGFFFTGFLIGFLTSYKIKAIYLGIFISAILTFVVNFGLNELFSNLLFPYRVKIVGAASILASVLTYLFSRSIASSKKVKLGTVAYPFTNSIFFYFIVSTLYTIIFVWALSSEASPYKEWLRFLYNILFIDSIVIFIITFFLFRFIYQYVEKRAIAIYSYYFIILSYYLLICFFKYDNLGEGAMNIRNLMSYLLARVPFIFMIIASIQISYLIQYSKNEKKQLIQQSFESQLNYQQLKNQLAPHFLFNNINVLTSLIEENPLKAIRFSENLSHIYRYFLEQEKQDVVLVKKEVAFVKSYLELLKDRFEIGFNFSIAIDEQSEEKHIVSTILQQVLENIVKHNIINKTSPIDIKITSSDNYLVIENNKTPKLKTIQHSKKGIKNIKMRIAYFTDQKVIIDNNKTHYSIKLPLLELAE; translated from the coding sequence TTGAAAAAGATCATTCTTCAAAGTTTAAAAAAATCTGCGCTATCTAGTTTTTTAGTTCTTATTGCATTATTACTATTATCTTCTTTGGATGATGATTTTCATACAAATGTAATTACTAATATATTAGACTATTTCGGTTTCTTTTTTACAGGTTTCTTAATTGGTTTTTTAACTTCTTACAAAATAAAGGCCATTTATTTAGGGATATTTATTTCTGCTATTTTAACTTTTGTAGTTAATTTTGGTTTAAACGAATTATTCTCAAATTTGCTATTCCCCTATAGAGTAAAAATAGTTGGTGCAGCTTCTATTTTAGCGAGCGTACTTACTTATCTGTTTTCTAGGAGTATAGCTTCTAGTAAAAAAGTAAAATTAGGCACTGTAGCCTATCCATTTACCAATTCTATATTCTTTTATTTTATAGTATCAACGCTTTATACTATTATTTTTGTTTGGGCTTTGAGTAGTGAAGCTAGTCCTTACAAGGAATGGTTAAGATTCTTGTACAATATCCTATTTATAGATAGCATAGTTATTTTTATTATCACATTTTTTCTATTTAGATTTATTTATCAATATGTTGAAAAAAGAGCCATAGCTATTTATAGCTATTATTTTATCATTCTCTCTTACTATTTATTAATCTGTTTTTTTAAGTATGATAATCTAGGAGAAGGAGCCATGAATATTCGAAATTTAATGTCTTATTTATTAGCTAGAGTTCCATTTATTTTCATGATTATAGCTTCTATTCAAATAAGCTACTTAATTCAGTACTCTAAAAACGAAAAGAAACAATTAATTCAACAATCCTTTGAGTCACAATTAAACTATCAGCAATTAAAAAATCAATTAGCTCCTCATTTTTTGTTTAATAATATTAACGTGCTTACTAGTTTAATTGAAGAAAACCCCTTGAAAGCAATTCGCTTTTCTGAAAACCTATCACATATTTATCGTTATTTTTTAGAACAAGAAAAACAAGATGTTGTTTTAGTTAAAAAAGAAGTGGCATTTGTAAAGAGTTATTTAGAATTATTAAAAGACAGGTTTGAAATTGGTTTTAATTTTTCTATCGCAATTGATGAACAATCAGAAGAAAAGCATATTGTTTCAACAATTTTACAACAAGTTTTAGAAAATATTGTCAAGCACAATATCATAAATAAAACTAGTCCTATAGATATAAAAATAACGTCTTCAGACAACTATCTAGTCATTGAAAATAACAAAACCCCAAAATTAAAAACGATTCAACATTCTAAAAAAGGAATAAAAAATATTAAAATGAGAATCGCATATTTCACAGATCAAAAAGTGATTATTGATAATAATAAGACACATTATTCCATTAAATTACCTTTATTAGAATTAGCAGAATGA
- a CDS encoding RNA polymerase sigma factor: MTDALILKGLKTGDTSVLKSVYLNNKDAFIAFAKTYGLNKNDALDIYQDSILALRENVATGRLVELKSSLKTYLFSIGKYMIFDFLRAKKRMVPVETKDLKLAELPEGFEILFKEEINSKELKLNHAFEQLGEKCKAVLTLFYYKGYSIEEITKLLKYSSKDVVKSQKSRCLKTLKEKINNGK, from the coding sequence ATGACAGATGCATTGATTTTAAAAGGTTTAAAGACTGGTGATACTTCAGTTTTAAAATCTGTTTATCTCAATAATAAAGATGCCTTTATTGCCTTTGCTAAAACATATGGCCTCAATAAAAATGATGCTCTAGATATTTATCAAGACAGTATTTTGGCACTAAGAGAAAATGTCGCTACAGGTAGATTAGTTGAATTAAAAAGTAGTTTAAAAACCTATTTATTTAGCATCGGTAAGTATATGATTTTTGATTTTTTAAGAGCTAAAAAAAGAATGGTGCCCGTAGAAACTAAAGACTTAAAGTTAGCGGAATTGCCTGAAGGTTTTGAAATTCTATTTAAGGAAGAAATCAATTCAAAAGAACTAAAGCTTAACCATGCTTTTGAACAATTAGGTGAAAAATGCAAAGCTGTTTTAACCTTATTCTATTATAAAGGATATAGCATTGAAGAAATTACAAAATTGTTAAAGTATAGTTCTAAAGATGTTGTTAAAAGTCAGAAATCGAGATGTTTAAAAACATTGAAAGAAAAAATAAACAATGGAAAATAA
- a CDS encoding DUF6503 family protein → MIKKIFVLFLCCVLYSVNAQNMSAKAILEKAINYHDEDSKWERFNDKFTVVMTTSNSPKRTSNISINLPQEYFSVTATKDTVTTTYTLNKGKCKMAYNGKVIDSTQAKEKKMSCNRAMLYKNYYSYLYGLPMKLKGSGTNLSDKVEKKTFKDKDYLVLKVTYDEAVGSDVWYFYFNPKTYAMEVYQFFKTDENGKEKPDTGEYILLSEEALINDIKMPKVRAWYYNKDDKYLGTDTLVED, encoded by the coding sequence ATGATAAAAAAGATATTTGTTTTATTTCTTTGCTGCGTCTTATATTCTGTTAATGCTCAAAATATGTCTGCTAAAGCAATATTAGAAAAAGCTATTAATTATCATGATGAAGATAGTAAATGGGAGCGTTTTAATGACAAATTTACTGTGGTTATGACAACATCTAATTCGCCAAAACGAACTAGTAATATCTCAATTAATTTGCCTCAAGAATATTTTAGTGTAACAGCAACTAAAGATACGGTGACTACAACATACACTTTAAACAAAGGCAAATGTAAAATGGCTTATAACGGTAAAGTTATAGACAGCACCCAAGCCAAAGAAAAAAAGATGTCTTGCAACAGAGCGATGCTTTACAAAAACTATTATAGTTATTTATATGGATTACCAATGAAACTAAAGGGTTCTGGCACAAATCTCAGTGATAAAGTTGAAAAGAAAACTTTTAAAGACAAAGATTATCTCGTCTTAAAAGTTACTTATGATGAAGCTGTTGGTAGTGATGTGTGGTACTTCTATTTTAATCCAAAAACCTATGCAATGGAAGTCTATCAGTTTTTTAAAACCGATGAAAATGGCAAAGAAAAACCAGATACTGGTGAATATATATTACTCTCTGAGGAAGCGCTCATAAATGATATTAAAATGCCAAAAGTAAGAGCTTGGTATTATAATAAAGATGATAAGTATTTGGGTACTGATACTTTGGTTGAAGATTAA
- a CDS encoding AhpC/TSA family protein, which translates to MKKLIFGITTLLVISCNEKSKEEFSLIGTTNDIENGTVLYLDNKEVLIDSVVIENNSFVFNTKLSKSPLQVVLRTKNFSNYRFLWLENNPMTFNANQSDFRNAIVTGSKEENLSQVLSKETELLPRDERLIKDMEFVSKNPNSVHSAYILSVYSTTWGKEKSKELFEKFSLKNKNSEYGKSISKYIQLNKDPKIGEKYVDFEMKNTNGKIEKLSDFNNKIVLLEFWSSNCGPCRKENPNLVKTFEKYNPNGFEIFAVSQDIKKESWLKAIEKDKLPWNQVSDLKGHDNSASLIYGINGIPDNFLIDENGIIIARNLRGEKLNEKLSELLK; encoded by the coding sequence ATGAAGAAATTAATATTTGGAATAACAACATTGCTTGTTATTTCCTGTAACGAAAAATCAAAAGAGGAGTTTTCACTAATTGGTACGACAAATGATATTGAGAATGGAACAGTCCTTTATTTAGACAATAAAGAAGTATTAATCGATTCTGTAGTAATTGAAAATAATTCTTTCGTCTTTAATACTAAATTATCAAAATCACCATTACAAGTAGTTTTGAGAACAAAAAACTTTTCTAATTACCGTTTCTTATGGTTAGAAAACAATCCAATGACATTTAATGCAAATCAATCGGATTTTAGAAATGCGATTGTAACTGGTTCTAAAGAAGAAAATTTAAGTCAGGTTTTAAGCAAAGAGACTGAATTACTTCCAAGAGATGAACGACTAATAAAAGATATGGAATTTGTAAGCAAGAACCCAAATAGTGTTCATAGTGCATATATTCTATCGGTTTATTCAACAACTTGGGGAAAGGAAAAATCTAAAGAACTTTTTGAGAAGTTTTCATTGAAAAATAAAAATTCTGAATATGGGAAAAGTATTTCAAAATATATTCAGTTGAATAAAGATCCCAAGATTGGTGAGAAATATGTAGACTTTGAAATGAAAAACACCAATGGAAAAATAGAAAAACTTTCTGACTTTAATAATAAAATTGTTCTATTAGAATTTTGGTCTTCTAATTGTGGCCCTTGCAGAAAAGAAAACCCTAATTTGGTAAAAACCTTTGAAAAATATAACCCAAACGGTTTTGAGATTTTTGCAGTATCTCAAGACATAAAAAAAGAAAGTTGGTTAAAAGCAATTGAGAAAGACAAATTACCTTGGAATCAAGTTAGTGATTTAAAAGGTCACGATAATTCAGCATCGTTAATTTATGGAATAAATGGAATTCCTGATAATTTTTTGATTGATGAAAATGGTATTATAATAGCCCGTAATCTAAGAGGAGAAAAACTTAACGAGAAGTTATCTGAATTATTAAAGTAA
- a CDS encoding LytR/AlgR family response regulator transcription factor — MTAIIIEDELSAARRLERLLEDYEIEVLVKLNAIESTISWFQKNESPDIIFLDIQLSDGLCFEIFNHVKISSKIIFVTAFSDYSIKAFDYNSISYLLKPVNKEKLKEALEKAQKVHQIENDLEEFKKLLTNYNPINYKESFTVKIGKKIKIIKSEQICCFNSFQNTTYLRTIDRNYIVNYSLTNIEADINPVDFYRVNRTFIVHKNTIVDISTYRNSRLKLTLNIPLDQDLIVSREKVKTFKNWIDE; from the coding sequence ATGACAGCAATTATTATTGAAGACGAATTATCCGCTGCAAGACGATTAGAACGCTTACTAGAAGACTATGAAATAGAAGTACTCGTGAAGTTAAACGCTATAGAATCCACTATATCATGGTTTCAAAAAAATGAGTCTCCAGATATTATTTTTCTAGACATTCAACTTTCCGATGGACTCTGTTTTGAAATATTTAATCATGTCAAAATCTCATCTAAAATAATATTTGTAACTGCTTTTAGCGATTATAGCATAAAAGCTTTTGATTACAATAGTATTTCTTATTTACTGAAACCTGTTAATAAAGAAAAATTAAAAGAAGCGCTTGAAAAAGCTCAAAAAGTGCATCAAATAGAGAATGATTTAGAAGAGTTTAAAAAACTATTAACAAACTATAATCCCATAAATTATAAAGAATCGTTTACAGTTAAAATTGGAAAAAAGATTAAGATTATTAAATCAGAACAAATTTGTTGTTTTAATAGCTTCCAAAACACCACCTATCTTAGAACGATCGATAGAAATTATATAGTAAATTACTCGTTGACCAATATAGAGGCAGATATAAATCCAGTAGATTTTTACAGGGTAAATCGCACATTCATAGTTCATAAGAATACAATAGTTGATATTTCTACTTATCGCAATTCGCGTCTAAAACTAACATTAAATATACCTCTAGATCAAGATCTTATTGTAAGCAGAGAAAAAGTAAAGACCTTTAAAAACTGGATCGATGAATAA
- a CDS encoding ribonucleotide-diphosphate reductase subunit beta gives METTQLEITEIIKRDYETSPFVLNKISNAIEKAMMSVGNGTKADANTIAVSVFHELLNRRAKDYRYVPTVEEVQDLVELKLMDSQFLDVAKAYILYRDEQARSRKTNIFEKRINLKPYEYPALNEYVDAIRHSYWIHSEFNFTSDIQDFKTRLTIVEQNAIKNTMLAISQIEVAVKSFWGDIYSKMPKPEIGSVGATFAESEVRHHDAYSHLLEILGLNNEFKRLKKNPVIMRRVHYLETALKNAKSDDNKEYAESILLFSLFIEHVSLFSQFLIIMAFNKHKNMLKGISNVVEATSKEEQIHGDFGIDIIRIIKDENPTWFGEEHNTIVKVMCEEAFESESRIIDWIFEAGELDFLPKNVINEFIKQRFNNSLESIGIDKVFDVDDSLLEQTEWFDDEIIGTKHGDFFVKRSINYSKRTKSITSDDLF, from the coding sequence ATGGAAACGACACAACTAGAGATTACCGAGATTATAAAAAGAGACTATGAAACAAGTCCATTTGTTTTAAATAAAATTTCTAATGCTATTGAAAAAGCAATGATGTCTGTTGGAAATGGTACAAAAGCAGATGCAAATACAATTGCAGTAAGCGTATTCCATGAGTTATTAAATAGAAGAGCCAAAGATTACAGATATGTGCCAACTGTAGAGGAAGTTCAAGATTTGGTAGAGCTTAAACTGATGGACAGCCAATTTTTAGATGTTGCCAAAGCATATATCTTATATAGAGATGAGCAAGCCAGAAGTAGGAAAACCAATATTTTTGAAAAGCGTATTAATCTAAAACCTTATGAGTATCCTGCACTTAACGAATATGTGGATGCCATTAGACATTCGTATTGGATTCATTCTGAGTTTAATTTCACAAGTGACATTCAAGATTTTAAAACCAGACTAACAATTGTAGAGCAAAATGCCATTAAAAACACAATGTTAGCTATTTCGCAAATTGAGGTTGCTGTAAAATCATTTTGGGGAGACATTTATAGTAAAATGCCTAAACCAGAGATAGGATCAGTAGGAGCGACATTTGCAGAAAGTGAAGTGCGTCATCACGATGCATATTCACATCTATTAGAAATCCTTGGTCTTAATAATGAATTTAAGAGATTAAAGAAAAATCCTGTAATAATGAGACGTGTTCATTATTTAGAAACGGCTTTAAAAAATGCAAAAAGTGATGATAACAAAGAATATGCAGAATCTATTTTGTTATTCTCACTCTTCATTGAGCATGTGTCTTTATTTTCTCAATTCTTAATTATAATGGCGTTTAACAAGCACAAGAATATGCTTAAAGGTATTTCTAATGTTGTTGAAGCTACATCTAAAGAAGAACAGATTCATGGCGATTTTGGAATAGATATTATCAGAATAATAAAAGATGAAAACCCAACATGGTTTGGTGAAGAGCACAATACAATAGTAAAAGTAATGTGTGAAGAAGCTTTCGAATCTGAAAGCAGAATCATTGACTGGATTTTTGAGGCAGGTGAGCTAGACTTCCTTCCGAAAAACGTGATTAATGAATTTATAAAACAAAGATTTAATAATTCCCTTGAAAGTATCGGCATAGATAAAGTATTTGATGTCGATGATAGTTTACTAGAGCAAACCGAATGGTTTGATGATGAAATCATTGGCACTAAACACGGTGATTTCTTTGTAAAACGCTCTATAAATTACAGCAAACGAACTAAAAGTATAACTAGCGACGACTTATTTTAA
- a CDS encoding T9SS type A sorting domain-containing protein — protein MKSHLLFAFLFLGSLAYAQYNFEQIDIWSGSNGGTAKYLTEFNGELYFQAFDLTPSFKKLYKTDGTQSGTVQVAPNLNGGAGYSPESLTVFNGDLIFTAFVSGLGTELYKTDGTEGGTILLKDIRPGSSSGMDFNTNNDLELFVEFSNELYFRGRTNSSIELWKTDGTEAGTITVKNFEDAQTGSPDFISNNGKSYLGVVFNNELYFTVNRSSTFELWKTDGTTAGTVLVRGSFTDPISNLIVFDNQLFFTATESATGNEIWTTDGTFSGTQIKYDIFPNDLNPFFGLGSGSNDFFIFNNEMFFSARSYDAVSNTIIGDELWKTDGTVANLVKNINTTVPSSVEGSGLNLPKFTTFNNELYFTANDGANGEFGLWKTDGTEAGTIEIVSVTDTGESFQFTRAIEYNGNLFYFNFQQLWVTDGTPSGTEILTDINGVNSSILLVQSGSLIQFNNQLWLEGFSSANGSELTSLTDTTLSLNELENSIELNIYPNPTKDILKIASNTVITKVEIYNYLGQKLGMVDRSNIDVTNFPVGQYILKIHTNETIQSKRFIKY, from the coding sequence ATGAAATCACACCTACTTTTTGCCTTTCTTTTTTTAGGAAGCCTTGCTTATGCACAGTATAATTTTGAACAAATAGATATTTGGTCTGGAAGTAATGGTGGTACAGCAAAATACTTAACTGAATTTAATGGGGAACTATATTTTCAGGCTTTTGATCTTACACCTTCATTTAAAAAATTATACAAAACGGATGGTACACAGTCTGGGACAGTCCAAGTGGCACCAAATTTAAATGGTGGTGCAGGTTATTCGCCAGAATCTTTAACAGTATTCAATGGAGATTTAATTTTCACAGCATTTGTATCTGGTTTAGGTACAGAGCTCTATAAAACAGATGGTACAGAAGGAGGTACTATATTATTAAAAGATATTAGACCAGGAAGTTCTAGCGGAATGGACTTTAATACAAATAACGACCTAGAGCTTTTTGTAGAATTTAGCAATGAATTATATTTCAGAGGGCGGACAAATTCCTCAATAGAATTATGGAAAACAGATGGTACAGAGGCAGGAACCATTACGGTTAAGAATTTTGAGGATGCTCAAACAGGCTCACCTGATTTTATAAGCAATAATGGTAAATCATATTTAGGAGTAGTGTTTAATAATGAATTATACTTTACAGTAAATCGATCAAGCACTTTTGAATTATGGAAAACAGATGGCACAACTGCTGGTACAGTTCTAGTTAGAGGAAGTTTTACTGATCCAATTTCAAACTTAATAGTATTTGATAATCAGTTATTTTTTACGGCTACAGAGAGTGCTACAGGTAATGAAATCTGGACCACTGATGGGACTTTTTCTGGTACGCAAATTAAATATGATATTTTTCCAAATGATTTAAATCCATTTTTTGGTTTGGGTAGTGGCTCTAATGATTTTTTCATTTTTAATAATGAAATGTTTTTCTCAGCACGTAGTTACGATGCAGTTTCTAATACTATAATAGGAGATGAGCTATGGAAAACCGATGGCACAGTAGCTAATTTAGTAAAAAATATTAATACAACAGTTCCAAGTAGTGTTGAAGGTAGTGGCTTAAACTTACCAAAGTTTACCACATTTAATAATGAACTGTACTTTACAGCTAATGATGGCGCAAATGGTGAATTTGGTCTTTGGAAGACAGATGGTACAGAAGCAGGTACAATAGAGATTGTTTCTGTAACAGACACAGGAGAATCGTTTCAATTTACTAGAGCAATAGAATACAATGGAAACCTGTTTTATTTTAATTTCCAACAACTTTGGGTTACTGATGGCACACCATCTGGAACAGAAATTTTGACTGATATAAATGGTGTAAATAGTAGTATTTTATTAGTACAGTCTGGTTCACTGATACAATTTAATAATCAACTTTGGCTTGAAGGTTTTAGTTCTGCTAACGGAAGTGAGCTAACCAGTTTAACAGATACAACACTTTCTTTGAACGAATTAGAGAACTCAATAGAACTAAACATCTACCCTAACCCGACAAAGGATATACTGAAAATTGCTAGTAATACCGTAATTACTAAGGTTGAGATTTATAATTATTTAGGACAGAAATTAGGAATGGTAGATAGATCAAATATTGATGTCACTAACTTTCCTGTAGGTCAATATATTCTCAAAATACATACTAATGAAACAATTCAAAGTAAAAGATTTATAAAATATTAA